GGAGGAGGGGCGGTGGCCGGCGGCGCAGGTGCAGATCGGTTCGGCCCGCAACCTCCGCCCTGAGGATCCGGCCGTGCAATGCGCGCTCGCGGTCATCGAGACGAAGATGGGGTTGCCTTCGGCCGCAAAGACGTGGAGTCAATTGCCCGAAGGTTTTCAACTGACCAAGGAGGAACTCGAAGCGCGGGCCTTGGCCATGATGCGCAACGGCGACGAACCGCAATATGCCGAGGCTCTGGCTGCGCTGGAGGAGGCCGGGTTCGGGGCCGAGGCTGCGGCCATCCGGGTGGAGAGGAATGTGTCCCGCGGCAATTTGCAGCAGGGTATCGCCGAAGCGCGTGCGGCTGTGCGGTCCTCTGACACCCCGGCCCACCGACTCACTTTGGCGCGTCTTCTGTTGGCCCGGCATGGTGTTTTCCTGCAAAGCTCGAACTCGCCCGGGCCCGAAGATCTCGCGGGTGCGAAGGAAATTTCGGACATCGCGGACTCTCTGCTGGGCGCACCCGAAGGCGAGCAACTCTTGGCTTTGATCTTCGCCAATTTGCGTCTTACGGGGAGCCAACGGCAGCGCTGGTCCGCCGCCGCATGGAAACGTCCCGCCCCGGACAACCCCGCTTTGCTCCCCGCCGCCACGGCTATGATCGCTGCCGGCGATGCCACAAGGGAGGAAATGACCAACCGGCTCAAAGCCGTGTATGCAGGGGCCGAGCCTTCACGGAAAACCGCCTTGGCCGCATGGCTGGTCATGCACGGCGGCGATCCCGAGGGTGCCCTGGTTTATCTGCCACCCGCGGAAGCAACGCGCCATGCCAACGCGTTCCTCGCGCGCTGCGCAGCGTTGTCCTCGTTGGGCCGATGGGAGGAGTTGCGTGCGCTGGCCGAAGGACCTGGCAGCGTGCCTCGCAGCTTGATGTCCGCCGTGGCGGCGCAGGCGAACGCCAAACTTGATCGCGGAGCGCAGGCCGAGAAATTTGCGCAGGACGCCGTGCGCACCGCCGCCCGCGAAGGCACCATCGTCATGACCCTGCGCCTGCTCGACGAATCGGGATTCCGCGAACTGGTCGACAGGGAGGTTGTTGCGCTGTGCGGCGAAACCGGGACATCGGAGCTTTTCTTCCGCTTGGCGCGCGAACGCTTCGGCCGCGGGGGGCAACCGGCAAGCCTGCAAGCCGCTTACGAACGTGCCGCCGGAGCTTCCCCGCACGCCACGGCCGTCCAGAGCCAACAACTTTATGACAGACTGCTCTCCGGGTCTCCTGTCGATCCACAGCAAACCGCCGCCGCGCTGGCCGCGTCGCCCACAGATGTGAATCTTCGCCTGACGCACGCCCTCGCTCTGCTCAAAACCGGCCGTGCGGCCGAAGCCCTGGCCGTCTTCGATGAATTCGACGTTTTCGTCGAACAGTTGCCGCCCGGCCAGCAAGCCATCGCCGCCGCCATTCTCGGTGCCAACGGCCAAGGAAAGGCGGCAGAGCAACTGGCTCGCTCGCTCGACCCCGACTATCTTGCCCCCGGTGAGTATGCCCTCATTGCGGAATGGCGGGCGGCCAAAGACTGAGCGCAGGACCGCACTGCGCGGCAAGATTGTCCCTGTGCTGGGTAATCGGGCTTTTTCGGTTTCTGCTGCTTCGCCGCAAGCGACTTCGATGACGCGCGGCTTTCCTGTGTCCGGAATTCCATGATCTCGGCGCTGCGGAAAGAGTTTGACCGCCGAATTACGGTGCTTAGTTTGTGCACCTCATGAGCCTTGGGCGCCGCTTCCGTATCCTTTGGATGGCCGGTCTGTCGCTGTTGGCGGTGACTCAACTCACCCATGCGTTCGAGCATTGGGAGATCGCCGCCAATGCGGATTGCGTGTCTCACGCCCATGCCGATGCAGACCATGGCGACGGCGGTTCGCGCCACGATCACGGCTGCACTTCGCATGACCACGCACCAGCGCTTCCGGGCGGCATCTTTCTGCTCACCGTCACCGAAACGGTCGCCGTCGTGTCGTCGGATCATCTCGGAGTGCCTGCGCCGCGATCGTCTTCGATCGATCACCCGCCTCAATTGTCCTGACCTGCGACAGGCGAAGTGTGCCTGTCGCCCCGGCGTGTCTGCCGGACCCGCGCATCTCTTGCCGGATGCGTTCATGCCGCCGACCGGCGCGGCTCGAGTATCTGCCGGTCATCAGGACCATGAAAACACAATCAACATTCGGGAAAATTGCGATCGCGCTCTGCGCGGTGGTCGCATCGGAAGGCGCCGCTGCGGAGTTGTCGCTGCAGGATGCGGTCAACACCGCGCTGATGAACAACCGCGAACTTGCCGCGGCACGCCATGTGGTGGGGCAGGGGCAGGGGCGCTTGCGCCAGGCGGGCCTGCTGCCCAATCCCGAGGTGGAGTTCAACGGCTACGGCGATTTTGTTTCCGGCTCCGAAGGCGAGGGGGCTTTCGTCATCGGGCTGCACCAGTGGTTCCCGCTGACGGCGCGGCTCGGCTTGGCGCGGCAGGTGGCCCGCGTCGATGTGGCCATGGCGCTCCGCGAAGTGCGCAACCGCGAACGTCTGCTGGTCGCCGAGGTGCAGAAAGTTTACGCGCGCGCCCAGGCGGCCCGCCGTCGTGAGCAATCCTCGGCCCAGGCACGCAACGATTCGTCCGACCTCGTGTCGCTCGCGGGAGAGCGGCTCGCCTCGGGTCAGGGTTCGCTCGCCGAGTCCGCACTCGCCCGTGTGGACGAGCAGCGCTGGGGAAATGCGGCTGATGTCGCGGCGGCCGAAGCGGAAAAATGCCTCCTCGAAATGAAAACGGCGCTCGGCCTGGGCGCCGACGCTCCGCTCTCTCTCACCCAGTCGCTGAAGTCGGTGGTCGATGAGTTGCGCGACAAAGCGCGGAGCGGGCGCATTTCCTGCCGTCCCGACATGGAACTGGCCATGCTGGCCGCGGACAAATCGTCCGCCGAAGTCGCGTTGGCCAAGGCGGGCGCGTGGGAGGGAATTCGTCTCGGCATCGAATACATGCAGGATCGAAGCGTGGACCAACCGGGCGGGATTTCCACCGGGGATTTTCTCGGCGTGAAAGTCACGCTTCCTTTGCCGGTGTGGGACCGCAAGGTGGGCGAAACACAGGAGCGTCAGGCTGCGGCGGAAGCCAAAGCTGCGCAGTTGCGCGCGCTCGAACTCGAGGTGGCCAACGACATCGCTGCCGCGCGCCAACAGGCGGCTTTGTTCGAGAAGCAGTGGTCGCGATACCGCGGGACAACAGAACCGCTGGTCGAGTCGGGAAGCCGCGAAATTTCGCAGGGATTCAGCGAGGGCCGCGTCGATGCGCGCGATCTCCTGATGGTCCGGGCGCAGAACGCGAGCCTGCGCGTCGAATCAACAGCCATGCTGGAAAACCTTGCCCTCGCGCTCATCGATCTTGAAGCGGCGGCGGGAAGTCATCCGGCCATGTCCGCGCCGTATTTGCAAGAGGCGCCGCTGCACCGCAGGAAGAAAACGAAATCATGAACCTCCCGGCTTCGCACTCACCGGCGACGATGGGGAAACCCGCTCCCGCATTCGTGTTCGATCCGCTTCCCGAATGGCCGAAAGACGCCGCCCCATCTGTTTATCCCTTCGTTCGACCGAATCTGCCGGGCGAGGCACCAACCCCCGACCCGCTGCGGAACACGAGCTTCGACGCCGACCTCGCGCATCGCGCGTGCACGGAGCTGGTCTCCTACGCGCTGAGGCCGGTCGCACACCATGCGTCCCCCGCAGGAAGTTTCGTTGTCCACGACGCCGGCCTCGAAATCGAAGTGCGCGGCCCCGGCGAGTTGCGCTTGGACTTCGGCGTCGTAAGTGCAGGCTGGCTGGAGTTCGAGTGCGATTCGCTCCCGGAAGGCGTGACGCTCAGCATCAGCGAATACCTGCGTCCCGCCTTGGTGAACGCCGGGGCGGTCAATCCGGTGAAGACCGCCCGGCCCATGCGGGTCGCGGGCTCGACCTGGCGCCTGACGCTCAACCCCGAGTTCTACGAAGGCGTGCGCTTTGGCTGGCTGCACGCCCCCGAAGTAGCCCCGTGGCGGCTGCGCAACCTCCGCCTTGTCTGCCAAGCCCGGCCCGCGAACTACCTCGGCTCCTTCTCGTGCGACGATCCCATCTTGGAACAGATCTGGGAGGTCGGAGCCACGACGGTGCGGCTCAATTTTCTCAAGGACTACATCGGCGCGATCCTCATGGAACGCAGCGACCGCCACTCGTGGACAGGAGACGCCCATGTTTCCCAGGCCGTGGCCATGCCGGTGTTTGGCAACTTCGGCTTTGTGCGCGCCAACCTCGACCGCACCGCGGGCGACACCAACGGGATCGAGGGCTTCTCGCTGTATTGGATTCTCTCGCTCCTCGACTACGTGTTGTGCTCCGGCGATCGCGAAGCGCTCCGCCACTACCTGCCGACCGTGCGCGCGAAGCTCGACCACGCCATGTCGGTCGTCTCCAAGCGGCTCCCGCTGGTCTTTTGCGGACACGACGACCGGACAGGTGGCGCCTTCGAAGAGCCCGACATCGAGGAGAACCGCCGCTTCTTTCACTATCTCGCTTGGAGAACCGTGCGGGCGGTGCGAGATGTGCTCGACTGGATCGACGGCGACGCCAAGACGGCGGAATGCTGCGACCGGTGCGAGTCCTTGCTCTCCGTCAATCGTCCCCCCGCGATTGAGGCGGGGCTGCACGAGGGAACCGAGGCGATCCTCGCCGGCCAGCCAGTGGATGCCGCGTTCCTGGAACGTGAATACCAAAACCCCGCGCGTTTCGTCTCCTACTCGCCATTCAACAATTTCTTCGTGCTTCAGGGCATGACCGCGGCGGGCTGCCACACCTCCGCGCTCGCTTTGCTCAAGCGATGCTGGGGTGAGATGCTCGCGCTCGGTGCCACGACGTTCTGGGAATCGTTCCGGCCGGAGTGGCGCGACTTTCTCCCCGCCTGCGAGCAGATCCCCAACGGCATGCATGGCTTCACCAGCCTCTGCCATCCGTGGAGCGCCGGCCCGACACGCTGGCTGACGGATCATGTGCTCGGCATCCGCCCGATCTCCCCGGGCTACGCCGACTTCGTGTTCGATCCGATTTCCGACAGGCCCCGCATCGTTTCAGGA
The nucleotide sequence above comes from Chthoniobacterales bacterium. Encoded proteins:
- a CDS encoding TolC family protein, whose product is MRSCRRPARLEYLPVIRTMKTQSTFGKIAIALCAVVASEGAAAELSLQDAVNTALMNNRELAAARHVVGQGQGRLRQAGLLPNPEVEFNGYGDFVSGSEGEGAFVIGLHQWFPLTARLGLARQVARVDVAMALREVRNRERLLVAEVQKVYARAQAARRREQSSAQARNDSSDLVSLAGERLASGQGSLAESALARVDEQRWGNAADVAAAEAEKCLLEMKTALGLGADAPLSLTQSLKSVVDELRDKARSGRISCRPDMELAMLAADKSSAEVALAKAGAWEGIRLGIEYMQDRSVDQPGGISTGDFLGVKVTLPLPVWDRKVGETQERQAAAEAKAAQLRALELEVANDIAAARQQAALFEKQWSRYRGTTEPLVESGSREISQGFSEGRVDARDLLMVRAQNASLRVESTAMLENLALALIDLEAAAGSHPAMSAPYLQEAPLHRRKKTKS